In Paenibacillus durus, the DNA window ATATATAACATCCTGACTCTTTCAAAGCCTTCACCGGCTGCTTGAAAGAGTTAAGGCTGTTTCAGGAGGGAAATGTCGTGTTAGATGTTAAAATATTGCGCACCGATTATGCTAAGGTGGAGCAGGCGCTCGACAAGCGGGGCAAATCGCAGGATTTGATCTCCGGATTTCCGGTGCTGGATCTTCGCCGCCGCGAATTGCTACAGGAAACCGAAAGCCTGAAGAACCGCCGGAATACTGTCTCGGGCGAGGTTGCCAAGCGGAAGAAGAGCGGAGAGCCGGCTGACGAGCTAATCGCCGAAATGCGAAATGTATCCGATCGGATCAAAGAATTGGATGATGAAGTGCGCGAACTGGAAAATCAAATCTCCGAGCTGATGCTGAGCATTCCGAACATTCCTCATGAATCGGTGCCGGTCGGCAAATCCGAAGAAGAGAATAAAGAGGTTCGCCGCTGGTCGCAGCCGCGTGAGTTCGGCTTTGCACCCAAGTCACATTGGGAGCTGGCGCAGAACCTGGATATCCTTGATTTTGAGGCTGCAGCGAAGGTAACGGGATCGCGTTTCGTTTTTTATAAAGGTCTTGGAGCCCGTCTGGAACGCGCGGTGATTAATTTTATGATGGACCTGCACAGCGGAGAGCATCATTACGAGGAAATGCTGCCGCCGTATATTGTCAATAAGGACAGCCTGTACGGCACGGGACAGCTTCCTAAATTCGAAGAAGACCTATTCAAGCTGCGCGACACGGAATATTATCTGATTCCAACGGCCGAGGTTCCAGTTACGAACTATTATCGGGAAGAGATTCTGAATGCATCCGATTTGCCGAAATATTTTGTCGCTTATAGCTCCTGCTTCCGTTCGGAAGCCGGCTCGGCGGGACGGGATACCCGAGGGCTGATCCGCCAGCATCAATTCAATAAGGTAGAGCTGGTCAAGCTGACATCGCCGGAATCCTCGTACGAAGAGCTTGAGAAAATGACGGCTGACGCCGAAAGCGTACTGCAGCTGCTGGAACTGCCTTACCGTGTGCTTGCGCTCTGTACGGGCGATATGGGCTTTACGGCAGCGAAAACCTACGACCTGGAAGTATGGCTGCCGGAAAGCGGCATGTACCGGGAAATCTCGTCCTGCTCGAACACCGAGGACTTCCAAGCCCGGCGGGCCAATATCCGGTTCCGCAAGGAACCGAAAGCCAAGCCAGAATTCGTGCACACGCTCAATGGCTCGGCTTTGGCGGTAGGGCGCACGGTTGCCGCGATTCTGGAGAATTATCAGCAGGAGGACGGCAGCGTCCTTATTCCGGAGCGTCTTCAGCCTTATATGGGCAATATTAAAATGATCCGGCCAAAAGCGAACCAATAAATGGAGTTGCTTCCGTAGAGGTAAATATGGTACAATCTCTAATGCATGTGATATTTGCTGCATATGGAGAGGTACCGAAGCGGTCATAACGGGGCGGTCTTGAAAACCGTTAGAGTGCAAGCTCACATGGGTTCGAATCCCATCCTCTCCGCCATTTCCTTTTATCCTTGAATAATTGAGTATATAAGCCGTTTCCTTCGGGGAGCGGCTTTTTTATATGCAGCGGCAGCTTTGTTAAAGCAGACATGGATAGCAGGAAGCAGAGAATAAAAAGCCCTCTTTCTCCGCAATGTATTAGGGAAGGAGGAGGATCACATTTATGGATCAACAACTACAACTGGACCAGCAGCAGCTCGTATCCGCTTGGCAGGAACGTCTTCCCTCTTTTATGGATGATGGAGACAGCTATACCGTACAGGCTGATGAAGGCGACAAGAAGAGCCTGCTTATTCACTTCAACGCCGCGGGACGCCAGAACTACACACTGGACTTCCGCTGCATGTATGTAGACAGCCGGGAGGTAGCGGTAGACCTGATTGACGTCGAGCGGGCCGGTCTGCATACCGATGAACGCACCGACGCCGTGCAGCAGCTGGCGCAGCGGTACACGCGGAAGATACACGAGTGCGCCCAAGCGCTGAAACCCTTGACCAATCACTAATCATAAGGAGGAAGTGACATGAGCAAGCCGAAGACGATCCAGGTTCCCGGAACACAGCCGTCTGGGGATAGAGAACAGCAGCGTTATGACCAAGAAGGTCCCGAGCCGCTTTCCGGCTCCAAAAAGGTAAAGCAAGCCAATCACGTCAGTCATAATAATCCGCAAGGATAACATTTTACTGAAAATGGTTTATCTGTGAAAGTAAATCGTTTATCATGGGGAAGGGGGAGTATTTCTTCAATTGGGAGAGGAGAGAAAAAATGTTTAAAAAGTGGGGCCTTTCCGCAGCGGCGATGCTGCTTGCGGCAGCCGTAGTTTTGCCTGGTTGCGGAAGCAAGCAGCAAGAGCCAAAGGAAGCGCTGCAGGGTGCTGCCAGCAAGATGGCTACGATGACTTCATATGAAATGAAGAGCAAGGTGGTTATCAACAATCTGACGATCGATGCGTCAACTGAAGCATCCGATGCAATGACCACGCAGGTGCTCAGCATGCTCAAGAACGCGGAGATTACGGTCGATGGCGTGTACCAAGCAGATCCGATGCAGACGGAATTGACGCTGGTGCTGAATTTAAAAGGCGATATGGCGATGAGCTTTACCGTTCCGATGGTGATGACGGCGGAGAAGCTGTATGTGAAGATTCCAAGCATTCCGTTCCTTCCTATTCCGGAAAATATTGTTGGCAAGTTCGTGATGCTTGATCTGAAGAAGCTTGCCGAACAGGAAGGCGCCGAATTTAATCCCGGTATGCTGGATACGCAGAAGACCCAAAAGCTATCCAACGAGATTTTGAGCGCACTGCTGGCGGAATATGACGAGAGCAAGTATTTTAAAGACATCGATGCCAAAGATGCGAAACTTCCAGAAGGTGTTGACGCCAAACAGGTGATCCAGTTCCAGATTACCAATGATAATGTGAAGGAAGCCACTACTATCTTTGTGAATAATGTGCTTCCGAAAATTCTTGATATTCTGTCCAAGGAGGAGTATAAGAGCGCGCTCCAAATCGACCAGAAGCAGTTGGACGAAGTAAAATCTGAACTGCAGAACGGCGAGAAGAAAGCGGAGTTCGACAAAGAACTGGCTAAGCTGGATCAATATCTGACCATAAATCAGTTCAATTTCAACACCGCGATCAACAAGGATGATTTTCCGGTATATCAGGATCTGACCGTTGACGTTAACGTAAACAATCCGGATGACGGCACGAAGGTAGGGCTGTCGCTGACCGGCAGCACTCAATACAGCAAGATCAACGAGAAGCCGACATTCAAAATCGGTATCCCGCAAGGCGACAATGTTATTACCGAGGAAGAGCTGCAGCAGCAGTTCAGCACACTGGGTACCAACTAAGCAAGAAGCACTGAACCCCCAACAGCCCCGTCAAAGCGTAAGAGCTTTGTACGGGGCTGTTTTAAGATTAAGGAATTTATAAGTTTCAACTTCTTCGATTATATCGGCCGATTTCCCTGGGAGGTTACCTCGTCTGCCAAAAGGGCGTAGGTCCGGTGGTCCTGCCACTGTCCATCAATCTTAAGAAAACGGCGGGCTATCCCTTCCACCTGGAAGCCGTTCTTCTCCAAGACTCTTCTGGAGGCATCATTTTGTAAGAGAATGGCAGCTTGCAGCCGGTGCAGACCGAGTGACTGAAAGGCATAGTTCGCCGCCAGGCCGACAGCCCCTGTCATGTAGCCCCGTCCTTGCTGGGCATGATCGATAAAATAGCCAAGATCGGCGAATTGGCCCACCCCGCGCACAATATTGTTGATTGTAATCTGTCCGATCAAACGTTTCTCTTCAGAGGAATAGATGCCGAACATGTACGCTCTGTCCAGCTCCTCTTCCTCCATTCGCTGAAGAATGAGACGCTTCTGTCCCGTTAGTGTAAAGAAGCTTTCTTCCCTCTTAGGCTCGTAGCGGCTGTGGACGCTGCGGTTGCGTAAGCGCAGTTCCAGCAGGCTCTCCGCGTTCTGAGGCCGAATCGGGGCCAGATAAATACCTACCGATTGATTAGTTAAATTGAAAGACATTGCCGCTTATTCCTCCCTGGCGCTCTTTTGTAGGCGTACCTGCCGCAGCCGGCGGAAGAAGGATGTGAGGAGTTCTGCGCATTCTTCCCGCATGATGCCGGATATGACTTCGGTCCGGTGATTGAACCGCGGTTCCTCCAGCAGATTCATTAATGTGCCTGCGCAGCCCGCCTTGGGATCAGGCGTGCCGTACACGGTGAGCGGAACCCTCGATTGTACGATTGCTCCAGCGCACATCGGACATGGTTCGAGTGTAACGTATAAGGTGCATTCCAGCAGGCGCCAAGAGTTCAGCGCGGCGCTGGCTTCCCGAATCGCCACCATTTCCGCATGCGCGGTGGAATCCATTGTCGTTTCGCGCAAATTATACCCTCTTCCGATAATTTCGCCCCGCCGGACGATGACCGCACCGATCGGAACTTCGCCCAGCGCCTCCGCTTTGCGCGCTTCCGCGATTGCCTCGCTCATCCAGCGCTCATGTTCTTTCTGCTGCCCAAGGCATGTTCCGTTCTCGCAATTGTCCAAGATACTCTTCCTTTCCGCTCCGGGCCGGATTGTTCTACGAACGAGCATTCGTTCTTAACAAATTGTGAATAACTCTGTGGAAAACCCGGTTGTTGTCCACAGTTTTATACACATGAGGGATGTTGATTTTGTTCATATGTGAATAACCTGTGGACGGTTTCTATCCTATTGTAGAGAAAGAGTCGGCGGTTTTCAATATTCGATAAACGGAAAGCTTCATATAAATCCTTTTCAAATGGGTGGGCAAAAGGTATGATATTTATTGAATGATCGGTTGATTTACCAGTCCTTTAAGAGGTGAATAAGAAGTTTGTCCATAAAAACGAAGCTTTCGGCAATTATTTTTGGCTCCGTGCTGCTCATTTTGGCGTTGAATTTGACCCTTAATTCCTATGCAACTCGCAATAATATGCGAAGCGAGATCGAGAGAAATATGAAGACGGCGGCCATGCAGATTGCGGTTTCCGTAGAACAGAGTAATTACAGCTCCAAATATGCAGAACATTTGCTGGCGCAAAACTTGCGGATAGCTGCTATTTTAATATCCCAAGAATTGGACCCGGATATCGTAAACGTTTCGAATGCCGAGTTGAAGGCTCTGGCCTCGAAAGTGGGCGTTTCCAATATATCGCTGCTTGTCAGAACCAAGGATAACATTGTAGTTAAGAAATCTTCCGACCCCAAAGAACGCGACTTACCCACAAAAGGCTGGGGATATTGGTATACGGCTTTTGTCGACCTGTTCGAAGGACGGGAAGTATCGGTAGCCAAAGGGCAGAGGATGGAGCATTTCTGGTCCGGTCCTTTTGAATACTCTTCCTCGAACCCCGAGTTCATCGAGAAATGGGGCTATTACTTTGACGGGCGAAGCAATTACATTATCGACCCGTATATTCGCAGCACTTCAATCAGCGACTATGTTAGAATAATGAGTCCGGAAGAAATTGTGAAGCAGACCATGAAGGTTAACCCTGATATTTTGGAGATTACGGGCATCAATCCCTCCACATTCGGCTCTTCCACCATGGCTCCGGACGGAACAGACAGCGTAAATGTCAAACTGCGCAATCGGCCGATCATGTACGGCACCTATCGTTTCGGTAACGTAGAGCAGGATAAACATGCGGTGCAGCAAGCTTTGGCTAAACAAGAGCCCGTCATGATGGATACGATGGTGCGCGGAGCAAGGGTGCTCAAGAGCTTTATTCCTGTTACCCTGCCGGATTCAGGCGCCTATGTCATTAGCGTGGTGATCGACTACTCGGTTATCTCTTCGGTTATTAAGGAACAATTGTGGAATAACATCCGGATTTCTCTCCTGCTGCTTGCGGTCTTCCTGGGGGGAAGCTACATCGTGGCAGGCTTTATTATTCGGCCCATTCAGGCAATACTTGCCAAAGTTCAGGATGTGTCCCGTGGAAAGTTCGAGCCGCCGCTTGAGGTAGGAAGCAGAGATGAACTGGGGCAGCTGGCGCTGCGGATCAACGCGATGACGCGGAATCTTGCCCTGCACACAAGCCGGCTCAGGCAGACAGTGGAGGAGAACCGGAAGGTAAAAGAGCATCTGGAGTCGGTAATTAACGGCACTTCCGATGCGATTCATACGGCGGATATGAGCGGAACAGTGATAAGCGTGAACCGGGCTTTTGAAGAGCTGTATGGTTGGAAGGAGCGGGAGGTCGTGGGAAGCACCATCCGTCTCGTCCCTGACTCCGTGCTGAAAGAAGAGGAGACCCGGCTTCAGTGGCTAATCAAGGGGGCACATCTGGCTCCGACCGAGACGCTTCGATTGAAACGGGACGGGAGCGTAGTTGAAGTCAGCGTAAGCACCTCGGTTATACGGGACGAAGAGGGCAAGCCGGTGTCCTTCGTGCATGTTTCCCGCGACATGACGGAGCGCAACCGGATGGAAGAGCTATTGAGACAATCCGAGAAGCTTACTACCGTCGGCCAGCTTGCCGCCGGTGTGGCGCATGAAATCCGGAATCCGCTGACGACGCTCCGGGGATTTTTACAGCTGCAGAGGGAGAAAAATATGCTTGTCCCCCTGCATGTGGATTTGATGCTCTCTGAGCTGGAGCGGATCAATCTGATCGTCAGCGAATTTCTTATATTGGCCAAGCCGCAGGCGGTGCGGTTTCAGCAAAAGGACGTCCGCCATGTTCTGCATGATGTGATCTCCTTGCTGGACAGTCAGGCTCATTTGCATAATATCGAGGTTAAGGACCGGTTTGAAGTAAGTCCGGCAATGGTACACTGTGAAGAGAACCAGTTGAAGCAGGTATTTATCAATATTATCAAAAACGGGATTGAGTCGATGTCTTCGGGTGGAACGATAACGCTCGAGCAGAAACGGATCGGAGATTCCATCGTTATTGTCATTACCGATGAGGGGGAAGGCATACCCGAGAATATTTTGCCGAAGCTGGGTCAGCCGTTCTTTTCCAATAAGGAGACGGGCACGGGACTTGGCCTGATGATCAGCCAGCGGATTATCCAAGCGCATAAAGGAATGATGGAGATTGAAAGTCAGGTCGGGCGGGGAACCTCGGTAACGATTGTGCTGCCGGCAGCCAAAGAGAGTGCGGAACCTATCAATGAGGAGACGGGCGATGGAAAAGAAACGGAGTGACAAATACCAGCATGAGAATTAACAAGTTTATCAGCGAGACCGGCTTCTGCTCACGGCGTGAGGCGGACAAACTGGTGGAAAGCGGCCGGGTGACCATTAATGGCGAACGGGCCGTGCTCGGCAGCCAGGCTGAGGCGGGAGATGATGTGCGCATAGATGGAAAAAGACTATTGAGTGAATCCAAGACCGTCTATATCGCCCTGAACAAGCCGGTAGGCATAACCTCCACGACAGAGAGTCATATTAAAGGGAATATCGTTGATTTTGTCGGGCATCATGAGCGGATCTTCCCAATCGGACGGCTGGATAAGGATTCGGAAGGACTGATCCTGCTGACCAACGACGGGGATATTGTCAACAAAATACTGCGTGCTGAAGGCCGGCATGAGAAGGAATATGTCGTCACCGTCGACCGCCCGATTACACCTTCCTTTATCGCCGGAATGTCCAGCGGGGTAAAGATTCTCGGAGCGAAGACACTGCCCTGCCAGGTTACCCGGATAACGGAGCGGGTATTCCGCATTGTTCTGACCGAAGGCAAGAACCGGCAGATCCGCCGGATGTGCAGTGCTTTCGGGTATGAAGTCCGGCGGCTGCAGCGCATCCGAATCATGAATATCCGCTTAGGCAGCCTGCAGGTAGGCGCATGGCGCGATCTGACAACAGCGGAGAAGGCGGAGCTTGGAGATATGCTAAGCTACAAGCTTCTGTAAAAGAACGGAGTGCCGCTGCTGCAAGCGATATCCTGCACACAAATAAAGAGCTGTTTTCAACCCTAATGCAGGCGGTTGAGAACAGCTCTTTTTAGTGAACGAATTCCTCGTAATTGATCATCATTTGGCGGATGGCGGGTTTCCCTTATTTTCCTGATACTTACGGATAACAGCCACTTCTACCCGGCGGTTCTTGGCCCGTCCCGCCGCGGTTGAGTTGGTGGCAATCGGATGGTATTCCCCATAACCAATCACGCTGAATTTCTCCGGATTCAGATAAGGATTCACCAGCAAAATCTTCATGAACTGCAGGGCGCGGTTAGCACTGAGGTCCCAGTTGGAAGAGTATTCGCTGTTGGAGATCGGAATATTATCCGTAAATCCTTGAACGATCACATCATAATTGGGGAACTGCTGCAGCATTTGTGAGATGGCTCTTGCGAGCTGCTGCGATTCCGGCTTGACTCTAGCTTGTCCGGAGGCGAATAGAGCATTGTCACTGATCGTAATCGTGAGCTGTGATTGATTCAGCTTCGTGCTTAGCAAATTGGTAAGGCCGTTATTCTGGATATACTGGTCGAACTGCTGCTTGAGCTTCTCCAGATCTTCCTGCTCCTTTTGACGCAGCTTGGCAATTTCCGATTCGCCGAGGCTCTTATCGACAACATTATCCATTTTATCAGCTTTGCCCGCATCCAGGTTGCCGTTGGTAGGAGACATTGACGAATAATCCAGCACGCCAGACCCTCCGTTAAGGGCACTGCTGAAGGCTTGGGCCATCTCCTCGAATTTCTTCGCGTCCGTCGCACTCATGGCATACAGCACAAGAAACAGGGCGACCAAGAGCGTCATCAGGTCGGAATAGGGAAGGAGCCATGATTCGTCGGCATGCTCCTCATGCTCCTCGTGTCTGGCCTTTTTAGTCACCCGAAGCACCTTCCTTCTTGTTCAGCTTGTCGCGCTCCAAAGGTGTCAGAAACACGGAAAGCTTCTGGTTAATCGCAATGGTGGATACTCCCGACTGGATAGACAGGAGACCCTCAAGCATCATCATTCTGATTTGAATTTCCTGTTTAGAGAGCCGCTTGAGCTTATTGGACATCGGATGCCACAGCACATAACCGGTAAAGATACCGAGCAGCGTTGCGATAAAGGCCGCGCCGATCGCATGCGCCAGTTTCTCCATCGCGCTCATGTCCGCCAGAGCGGCGATCAGGCCGATAACGGCGCCAAGCACCCCGAGAGTAGGAGCATACATGCCGGCCTGGGAGAAGATAAGCGCGCCGACTTTATGACGCTCTTCGGTCGCATGGATATCCTCAAGCAGCACATCTCTGACAAACTCCTGGTCGTTGCCGTCGATAATCATCCGCATGCCGCTCCGCAGAAAATCATCCTGAATCTCTTCCACTTTGGACTCCAGCGCCAGCAGGCCCTCCCGCCGGGTAATGGAGGCCCAATC includes these proteins:
- the serS gene encoding serine--tRNA ligase, producing MLDVKILRTDYAKVEQALDKRGKSQDLISGFPVLDLRRRELLQETESLKNRRNTVSGEVAKRKKSGEPADELIAEMRNVSDRIKELDDEVRELENQISELMLSIPNIPHESVPVGKSEEENKEVRRWSQPREFGFAPKSHWELAQNLDILDFEAAAKVTGSRFVFYKGLGARLERAVINFMMDLHSGEHHYEEMLPPYIVNKDSLYGTGQLPKFEEDLFKLRDTEYYLIPTAEVPVTNYYREEILNASDLPKYFVAYSSCFRSEAGSAGRDTRGLIRQHQFNKVELVKLTSPESSYEELEKMTADAESVLQLLELPYRVLALCTGDMGFTAAKTYDLEVWLPESGMYREISSCSNTEDFQARRANIRFRKEPKAKPEFVHTLNGSALAVGRTVAAILENYQQEDGSVLIPERLQPYMGNIKMIRPKANQ
- a CDS encoding small acid-soluble spore protein P: MSKPKTIQVPGTQPSGDREQQRYDQEGPEPLSGSKKVKQANHVSHNNPQG
- a CDS encoding GNAT family N-acetyltransferase; the encoded protein is MSFNLTNQSVGIYLAPIRPQNAESLLELRLRNRSVHSRYEPKREESFFTLTGQKRLILQRMEEEELDRAYMFGIYSSEEKRLIGQITINNIVRGVGQFADLGYFIDHAQQGRGYMTGAVGLAANYAFQSLGLHRLQAAILLQNDASRRVLEKNGFQVEGIARRFLKIDGQWQDHRTYALLADEVTSQGNRPI
- the tadA gene encoding tRNA adenosine(34) deaminase TadA, with the translated sequence MDNCENGTCLGQQKEHERWMSEAIAEARKAEALGEVPIGAVIVRRGEIIGRGYNLRETTMDSTAHAEMVAIREASAALNSWRLLECTLYVTLEPCPMCAGAIVQSRVPLTVYGTPDPKAGCAGTLMNLLEEPRFNHRTEVISGIMREECAELLTSFFRRLRQVRLQKSAREE
- a CDS encoding ATP-binding protein, producing MSIKTKLSAIIFGSVLLILALNLTLNSYATRNNMRSEIERNMKTAAMQIAVSVEQSNYSSKYAEHLLAQNLRIAAILISQELDPDIVNVSNAELKALASKVGVSNISLLVRTKDNIVVKKSSDPKERDLPTKGWGYWYTAFVDLFEGREVSVAKGQRMEHFWSGPFEYSSSNPEFIEKWGYYFDGRSNYIIDPYIRSTSISDYVRIMSPEEIVKQTMKVNPDILEITGINPSTFGSSTMAPDGTDSVNVKLRNRPIMYGTYRFGNVEQDKHAVQQALAKQEPVMMDTMVRGARVLKSFIPVTLPDSGAYVISVVIDYSVISSVIKEQLWNNIRISLLLLAVFLGGSYIVAGFIIRPIQAILAKVQDVSRGKFEPPLEVGSRDELGQLALRINAMTRNLALHTSRLRQTVEENRKVKEHLESVINGTSDAIHTADMSGTVISVNRAFEELYGWKEREVVGSTIRLVPDSVLKEEETRLQWLIKGAHLAPTETLRLKRDGSVVEVSVSTSVIRDEEGKPVSFVHVSRDMTERNRMEELLRQSEKLTTVGQLAAGVAHEIRNPLTTLRGFLQLQREKNMLVPLHVDLMLSELERINLIVSEFLILAKPQAVRFQQKDVRHVLHDVISLLDSQAHLHNIEVKDRFEVSPAMVHCEENQLKQVFINIIKNGIESMSSGGTITLEQKRIGDSIVIVITDEGEGIPENILPKLGQPFFSNKETGTGLGLMISQRIIQAHKGMMEIESQVGRGTSVTIVLPAAKESAEPINEETGDGKETE
- the rluF gene encoding 23S rRNA pseudouridine(2604) synthase RluF, producing MRINKFISETGFCSRREADKLVESGRVTINGERAVLGSQAEAGDDVRIDGKRLLSESKTVYIALNKPVGITSTTESHIKGNIVDFVGHHERIFPIGRLDKDSEGLILLTNDGDIVNKILRAEGRHEKEYVVTVDRPITPSFIAGMSSGVKILGAKTLPCQVTRITERVFRIVLTEGKNRQIRRMCSAFGYEVRRLQRIRIMNIRLGSLQVGAWRDLTTAEKAELGDMLSYKLL
- the motB gene encoding flagellar motor protein MotB, producing MTKKARHEEHEEHADESWLLPYSDLMTLLVALFLVLYAMSATDAKKFEEMAQAFSSALNGGSGVLDYSSMSPTNGNLDAGKADKMDNVVDKSLGESEIAKLRQKEQEDLEKLKQQFDQYIQNNGLTNLLSTKLNQSQLTITISDNALFASGQARVKPESQQLARAISQMLQQFPNYDVIVQGFTDNIPISNSEYSSNWDLSANRALQFMKILLVNPYLNPEKFSVIGYGEYHPIATNSTAAGRAKNRRVEVAVIRKYQENKGNPPSAK
- the motA gene encoding flagellar motor stator protein MotA, whose translation is MQISSIIGLVLGIVAVVFGMYLKGAPIIALKNYAAFTIILVGTAASVFMAFPMSEIKKVPKLFKILFFGGKKLIDKGEVISMFMDWASITRREGLLALESKVEEIQDDFLRSGMRMIIDGNDQEFVRDVLLEDIHATEERHKVGALIFSQAGMYAPTLGVLGAVIGLIAALADMSAMEKLAHAIGAAFIATLLGIFTGYVLWHPMSNKLKRLSKQEIQIRMMMLEGLLSIQSGVSTIAINQKLSVFLTPLERDKLNKKEGASGD